The following proteins come from a genomic window of Clostridia bacterium:
- a CDS encoding B12-binding domain-containing radical SAM protein gives MKVLLTTLNSKYIHSNLAIRYLNNYCAGIENVNFILQEYTINDTLDYIIGDIYFKDVEVVCFSCYIWNIQQTLVICRHLKMVDDSIKIILGGPEVSYDCADLLREHDFIDFIVKGEGEESFRELITCISKDQSVSDVAGICFRDKDRVLEAQDREPIQNLDDIPFPYQDIDKLIDHSKLIYYECSRGCPYKCAYCLSSASKGVRFFSLDRVKKDLMTFIRAGVDKVKFVDRTFNCNMDYALQVFSFLIENSDKTSFHFEINGDLIDDRMIKVISKAPPGLFQFEIGVQSTNPKTLESINRRMDFKLLSDNVKKVYDMRNIHQHLDLIAGLPYETYHSFSQSFNDIYMLKPDRLQLGFLKLLKGTDMRRMAREHSYVYTDFPPYEVMSNVYMSYREIAKLKMIEDLVEKYWNSHAFDCSVKYIIDNYFDSPFKFYEEFSEFYFAKGYAKVSHSRKMLYKILLEFYITRIHRDAALFCDILKFDYLRQNKTGKLPEFIKAYSNHVDIKNRCFEFLKSRENVEKFLPHFIGKSAKHIIRHVHFEQFENYVAAYIQGCNIEDIRDKKVVILFDYSSRNILDQADYKVVE, from the coding sequence ATGAAGGTGTTATTGACCACTTTAAACTCTAAATATATACATTCAAACTTAGCTATAAGGTATCTCAACAATTATTGTGCTGGTATTGAGAATGTGAATTTTATTTTGCAGGAGTATACAATAAATGATACATTGGATTACATAATAGGAGATATATATTTTAAAGATGTAGAAGTTGTTTGTTTTTCTTGTTATATATGGAACATTCAGCAAACGTTGGTGATTTGCAGACACCTCAAGATGGTAGATGATTCTATAAAGATAATATTAGGAGGGCCGGAGGTATCATATGATTGTGCTGATCTGTTAAGGGAGCATGATTTTATTGATTTTATTGTAAAAGGTGAGGGGGAAGAGAGCTTTCGGGAATTAATAACTTGTATCAGTAAAGATCAGAGTGTTTCTGATGTAGCTGGTATATGCTTTCGGGATAAAGATAGGGTGTTGGAGGCTCAGGATAGAGAGCCTATACAGAATTTGGATGACATACCTTTTCCATATCAGGATATAGATAAATTGATAGATCATTCAAAACTCATATATTATGAATGCTCAAGGGGATGTCCGTATAAATGTGCATATTGCCTTTCTTCAGCTTCAAAAGGAGTGAGGTTTTTTAGTCTGGACAGGGTAAAGAAAGATTTGATGACATTTATACGAGCAGGTGTAGACAAAGTTAAATTTGTAGACAGGACATTTAATTGTAATATGGATTATGCTCTTCAAGTATTTTCATTCTTGATAGAAAATAGCGATAAAACCTCTTTTCATTTTGAAATCAACGGTGATTTGATAGATGACAGGATGATAAAGGTTATAAGTAAAGCACCCCCAGGCCTTTTTCAATTTGAAATAGGGGTACAGAGCACCAACCCAAAGACGCTAGAGAGCATAAACAGGAGGATGGACTTTAAACTTTTAAGTGATAATGTGAAAAAGGTATACGATATGAGAAATATACACCAGCACCTGGATTTGATAGCCGGATTGCCCTATGAAACATATCATTCATTTTCACAATCCTTTAATGATATATACATGCTGAAGCCGGACAGGCTCCAATTAGGCTTTTTAAAGCTGCTTAAAGGAACTGATATGAGGAGGATGGCTCGGGAGCATAGCTATGTTTATACTGATTTTCCTCCATATGAAGTGATGAGCAATGTTTATATGTCATATAGAGAAATAGCAAAGCTTAAAATGATTGAGGATTTAGTTGAAAAATATTGGAACAGTCATGCCTTTGATTGTTCAGTAAAATATATAATTGACAACTACTTTGATTCTCCTTTTAAGTTTTATGAGGAATTTTCGGAATTTTATTTTGCTAAGGGTTATGCCAAGGTTTCTCATAGTAGAAAGATGTTATATAAAATATTGCTTGAATTTTATATAACAAGGATACATCGGGACGCTGCCCTGTTCTGTGACATATTGAAGTTTGACTATCTGAGACAAAATAAAACCGGCAAACTGCCTGAATTCATCAAAGCATATAGCAATCATGTGGATATAAAAAATAGGTGTTTCGAATTTTTAAAATCAAGGGAAAATGTGGAGAAATTTTTGCCACATTTTATTGGAAAATCTGCAAAACATATAATAAGGCATGTCCATTTTGAGCAGTTTGAAAATTATGTTGCGGCATATATCCAGGGATGTAATATAGAAGATATCAGGGATAAGAAGGTAGTCATATTGTTTGACTATAGCAGCAGAAACATATTAGATCAAGCCGATTATAAAGTTGTTGAATAG
- a CDS encoding iron dependent repressor, metal binding and dimerization domain protein yields MLTPSLEDYLEEMYRLEVEKSEIRVCDIAECLNVSQPSVVKALKKLKKLNMVSYKPYRPLKLTEMGKKRGKYLVDRNMLIKKFLQTIFSRCDIEQEAEAMEHYLSRHTIKAMQEFIEFMEHDKEAYDRYSCYIQEKITP; encoded by the coding sequence ATGTTAACCCCTAGCCTTGAAGATTACTTGGAAGAGATGTATAGGCTGGAGGTGGAGAAATCTGAGATAAGGGTGTGTGATATTGCTGAATGTTTAAATGTATCCCAACCTTCTGTGGTTAAAGCATTGAAGAAATTGAAAAAACTCAACATGGTATCATACAAACCGTATCGACCTTTAAAATTAACTGAAATGGGCAAAAAGAGAGGCAAGTATCTGGTAGACCGCAATATGCTGATAAAAAAGTTTTTACAGACGATATTTTCCAGATGTGATATAGAACAAGAAGCAGAAGCAATGGAGCATTATCTTAGCAGACATACCATTAAAGCTATGCAGGAATTTATAGAATTTATGGAGCATGACAAAGAGGCTTATGATAGATATAGTTGTTATATACAAGAGAAAATAACACCGTAA
- a CDS encoding BsuPI-related putative proteinase inhibitor, with the protein MIKYIVQSGDNLQNIALKFNISMQDIVRLNKIKDPDMICPGEKLLIPVYSIPYYPYPVQIKPCPYWLIPDSLFICISTDKTFYRMGERLKTTLLKTNMGRQDIALTYNTSQQYDFLIKHISGKTLWKWSEDKCFTQSIGKIIIEPDKTIRYCEVFSIPKSIEKGIYTVIGWNTSRESKKFKLCLPIVII; encoded by the coding sequence ATGATAAAATATATCGTTCAGTCCGGCGATAACTTGCAAAATATTGCATTAAAGTTCAATATATCCATGCAAGATATAGTTAGGCTAAATAAGATAAAAGACCCTGACATGATATGCCCAGGGGAAAAATTACTTATACCTGTATATTCAATACCATACTATCCATACCCTGTTCAGATAAAGCCCTGCCCTTATTGGTTGATTCCAGATTCTCTATTTATATGTATATCAACAGATAAGACTTTCTACAGAATGGGAGAAAGGCTGAAGACAACACTTTTAAAAACAAATATGGGTAGACAAGATATAGCACTTACTTATAATACCAGTCAGCAGTACGATTTTTTGATAAAACATATATCAGGTAAAACTTTGTGGAAATGGTCAGAAGATAAATGCTTCACACAGTCAATAGGAAAAATAATCATAGAACCGGATAAGACTATACGATATTGTGAGGTTTTCAGCATTCCGAAAAGTATAGAGAAAGGAATATATACTGTAATAGGTTGGAACACTTCCCGAGAATCAAAAAAATTTAAACTCTGCTTACCTATAGTAATCATATAA
- a CDS encoding FeoA family protein, which translates to MNDNLIPLHKLPMGKIGMVKKLDCWGSQRRRLLDLGIIKDSKIMPVLKSPSGNPIAYEIRRTVIALRNEQSKNILVQVIEEE; encoded by the coding sequence TTGAACGATAATTTAATTCCTCTCCACAAACTTCCTATGGGGAAAATTGGAATGGTAAAAAAATTGGATTGTTGGGGCTCTCAAAGGCGCCGGTTGCTTGATCTAGGCATAATCAAAGATTCAAAAATCATGCCAGTGCTAAAAAGCCCCTCAGGTAACCCTATAGCATATGAAATAAGAAGGACAGTAATAGCTTTAAGGAATGAGCAATCCAAAAATATCTTAGTTCAAGTGATAGAGGAGGAATAA